A window from Citrus sinensis cultivar Valencia sweet orange chromosome 3, DVS_A1.0, whole genome shotgun sequence encodes these proteins:
- the LOC102616022 gene encoding mitochondrial import inner membrane translocase subunit TIM44-2 has protein sequence MASRKLVRDLFLSRQRPRFLQLTPLQGSSTRLRLVSANGYSSNRQFSVFKEFSKKIKGEAESNPEFKHSVKELKKKAEEIKGVKEELKERTKQTTEQLYKQVDGVWTEAESTVKKVSASMKEKISAATEEVKGTFRTGSTDTSAKHDDDVRDGFKASSGEEKQKQTGSSDTAETFYGKLKSSISSPKFTLAFQKLKEAKVVDLAKKGYDIVKDELSGSPSKRKHLEYTPSPSWTGEKSTRTDLVVTPSKKSMWSKLKEKMQGYPVFKRITGISEPVVTKGQEIAEDVRERWETSDNPIVHKIQDMNETIFQETDAAASIKEIRRRDPSFSLPDFVSEVQEAIRPVLSAYMKANVETLKKYCSPEVIERCKAEHTAYQSHGIFFDNRILHVSEVEVRETKMMGSSPIIIVAFQTQQIYCVRDKHGTITEGGKDTIQTVYYAWAMQQVDAEELGEDVLYPIWKLREMQQLGVQALI, from the exons TGCGGTTGGTTTCTGCCAATGGGTATTCGAGTAATCGTCAATTCAGCGTGTTTAAGGAGTTTtcgaagaaaattaaaggcGAAGCTGAAAG TAACCCTGAATTTAAACATTCGGTGAAagaactgaaaaagaaagcagAGGAGATTAAAGGGGTGAAAGAAGAACTTAAAGAAAG AACGAAGCAGACAACTGAGCAGCTTTACAAGCAAGTGGATGGTGTGTGGACGGAGGCTGAATCTACGGTAAAAAAG GTTTCTGCCAGCATGAAAGAGAAGATTTCAGCTGCTACAGAGGAG GTCAAAGGGACTTTTCGGACGGGATCCACGGACACTTCCGCAAAACATGATGATGATGTCAGAGATGGGTTCAAGGCATCATCTGGGGAAGAAAAGCAGAAGCAGACAGGGTCCAGTGATACTGCAGAAACATTTTATGGGAAATTGAAGTCGAGTATCTCTTCCCCAAAATTTACTTTGGccttccaaaaattgaaggaagCAAAAGTAGTTGACTTAGCAAAAAAGGGATATGATATTGTAAAGGATGAGTTAAGTGGTAGCCCAAGTAAGAGAAAGCATCTGGAATATACTCCTTCCCCTTCATGGACAGGTGAGAAAAGTACGAGAACTGATCTTGTTGTTACACCCTCAAAGAAGTCTATGTGGAGTAAACTCAAGGAAAAG ATGCAAGGTTATCCTGTGTTTAAGCGCATAACTGGAATTAGTGAACCTGTTGTGACAAAGGGCCAAGAG ATTGCAGAAGACGTGCGGGAAAGATGGGAAACCAGTGACAACCCCATTGTTCACAAAATTCAGGA TATGAACGAGACCATCTTTCAAGAAACAGATGCTGCAGCATCAATCAAGGAAATACGGCGTCGAGATCC ATCATTCTCCTTACCAGATTTTGTGTCAGAAGTTCAAGAAGCAATTAGACCAGTCCTTAGTGCCTACATGAAGGCGA ATGTTGAGACTTTAAAGAAGTATTGTAGCCCTGAAGTGATTGAACGGTGTAAAGCAGAGCATACTGCTTATCAGAGCCATGGAATATTTTTTGATAACAGG ATTCTGCATGTATCTGAGGTGGAAGTAAGAGAGACTAAAATGATGGGATCTTCTCCAATAATCATTGTAGCG TTCCAAACACAGCAAATCTACTGCGTACGTGATAAACATGGTACGATAACTGAAGGGGGGAAG gATACAATTCAGACCGTATACTATGCCTGGGCTATGCAGCAAGTAGATGCAGAAGAACTTGGAGAAGATGTTCTCTACCCAATATGGA